The window CAGAGGAGACAGGAACAACAAATCCTCTAGATTCGAAGGCGTTCTGCTGGAGGCTATAATGATTCATCTTCGAACCACTTTTGTCTCAAGCGAAACACAATGGAGATATCAGAACAATCTGAGGGACgggtaataataaaaaaaaaaaaaggatcatTTCGAAATACAGAGAGAGATTGGGTATAAAACAGAATGTTCAGAAACAGAATACGTTGACCAGAATAAACCAGTTTCATTGAGACGTATTGAGTGGACTATATAAACAGCAAACTTTCGTACGAACAAGATAAGGATTTTGaacgttttaaaatttacaacaAACCCGTTTacgagaagaaacaaaaaactaACTTTGATCTGTCATTTACGCTATTATTAAAGGAACTTGGAGAAGAAAAACGAAAGAGGGAAGTACTACTACCTTACGAACTTTTTGACGAAAACGCGGCGATAAGGGTGAGCGAAAAGTAGAGAAACAGAGTGGCTGTGAATAATAAGCACTTTATTATATTAAGACGACGATGAGATAAAGGTTTTGTGTCACGAAACTATGTCGTTTCCGCCAGAAAATTATTACAACTTCGTTTGTTCTCGCAGTCGTTATTCCGTAATTTATGactccgaatggtaactgcggtttgagcggtgcggaaCAAGTGGTTTAACTGCGGTGCAtgtttaacagttataaaaacgtatagatatatgatatatgtagaaatttttgttactgtttaACTGCGGTGCAGAGCGGGCCGGTTCGTAACATTCAAAGCCATATAAACTAAAATCATTGGCAAGTTGTTAATTGTGTAAAGAAACcatcaaacatttttttttaaattttatttgttggGTTTAGAATGTTCAATTACGTCTATTTCGTAAGACTTGTGAGAATATATTGTAATTGTTTATTATGATATACTGTGGGTCTCTAGTTCTTAATGCTTTTCACGTTTTAAATGTTTACAGTCCCCTTTAAGTAATCTCCATTATCTTCTAAACAGGGTTATCGTCATCATCCCAACTCCAAAAGACTTTGACCAATTACTTTGGCCTATTGGGTTAAGCTCGAAATATGTCTATTTGGCCCATTAGCTATAGTAACCTATCAGCGGCCCAGTTAAGGTAATAGCATCAGCCCTGAGAAGATCCAGACCGTCCAAAATAGGGATCTCAAAAGAAACCCTTACTATTTAAACCTCTGCTTCACCAGATTCGCGTCGCCTCTCGAACACGAAGCTCTTTAAGCAGGAAGCCGTAAACCTCTTTTCACCACCTTCCAGTGTTCTTCGTCGTTGCTAACTGGTACGCTTCACTATACTATTCTGGAGGCTAATCGTCGTTTTTCTTAATCTAATTGCATACTCTGTTATTAGCTTTAGTGAGAGCTGTAATTCATGGGTTTTATTAGGGTCACAATTTAATTGATCTGCTTAATGATGTTAGCTTTTGTAACCAATTGAGAAATGTAGCTCATTCTTTTGCGTTGAAGCTATCAAAATGTTGATTGGGTTATTTGTTTCTGTGTTTATTAAATTGTTTTAGAATCTGCAAAGATGTTCTCTGCTCAGAACAAGATCCACAAGGACAAGGGTGTCGCACCAACTGACTTCGAACAGGAAGTTGCTCAggttctctcttctttcttaaACCTTGTGAATGTGTTTTTTATTGGTTTccttattgatttattttaactGCAGGCTTTCTTTGACTTGGAGAACACCAACCAGGAGTTGAAAAGCGACTTGAAAGATCTCTACATAAACCAAGCTGTGTAAGTTTTCATTTATAGAGTCTGTAAAGATCTTAACTTCGTCTGaaatatctcttttttttttctattttgtgCAGTCAGATGGATATCTCTGGAGGCCGCAAGGCAATTGTGATCTATGTCCCATTCAGACTGAGGAAAGCCTTCCGCAAGATCCATCCTCGTCTCGTCAGAGAGCTCGAGAAGAAGTTCAGTGGAAAAGACGTTGTCTTTGTTGCCACCAGAAGAATCATGCGCCCACCTAAGAAAGGCTCAGCTGTTCAGAGACCACGCAACAGGACTCTCACTTCCGTCCATGAAGCCATGCTTGAGGACGTTGCTTACCCTGCTGAGATTGTTGGAAAGCGTACCAGATACCGTGTTGATGGCACCAAGATCATGAAGGTAAAGAAAAATCTAACGTTTATTGATCTTTTCATAGCTTTAGCCTCTTAGCTAACATGTTTCAATTTTTGGCAGGTCTTCTTGGAGCCTAAGGAGAGGAACAACACTGAGTACAAGCTTGAGACAATGGTTGGTGTCTACAGGAAGCTTACAGGGAGAGATGTTGTTTTCGAGTACCCTACCATAGAAGGTTGAAGAGATGAatgtttgattctttttttttgtcggatAGAGAGCTTTTTTATTCTGTTTTTGAGTAAAAACTCTTTGCAAAAGATTTTCTTGTTTAAGTTGTTGCATCTCAGTCTTCCTCAAAACTTGTGTTTAAACAATAGCTTTCTTCTGTTTCTCCAAATGATTCactgtttaaaatatatatatctcaaaaaaaattctcattGAATATAATTTCTTGGCACAAGGTTGACATAGTTTGATTTAACCATACATTAACAGAGAAAGAGCGTGTGTGTTGTTCAGCTGAAAAGGATACAAAAATCTATTATTCACTCCTGCTCTGTACAGCTTTAACTCAGATGAAGGAAGACATTAAATAGATCTCAGTATCTACAGGCACAAAACATGACATCTCAGACATTAGGATGTCTGACTGAAGTATGCATGAGGCTTATACCTTGGTGCAAACGAGCCCCATGGATACTTAGAAATGATCTCTCCATTTGCTGGTAAGAATGACAAATGTTTAGAAGAGATCGCGTGCTTTGCCGACGGATTTAACAATGACTCGCTGCTCTCCAGGTCTCGAATGCTTTTGCACTAGACTAGTTTGGGCTTTATATTATTAGCCCATTTAAGTATCATGGGTCCTAGTCTTTTTGAGTGGTCCTGACAGCGCGTGACTTTTTTGTTCCACGTGCGGGGGGACTTCGTGTGTCTGGACTCCGTCGGGAATTAAATGAACTCCTACTTTTGTCTTTACACCAAATATCCTCGTACTTCTTTTGCATTTATAATCCCATGTCTTTTGATATTTTCCAGTTTTCACCCAAATATTATACTAATCACCAACTCATAcccatttttctttttaaacctTAAAACAAAGTGCATACACCCATCCACTACatcttcaaaaataaaatatactaattttggattcaaaattttgacTCGGATTAGTTTTTTCTACAAAAAATGACTATATTTGAACACTAATTTGATATATAAGTTAAAATCTTGAATGATTCTAATACAAAAAAATTCGAGACCAGTTTTTGAAAATCCAATAACAGCCATTTCCTTTTCTCAAAACgtgttttagacttttagtacAAAATCTtgaatatttcatatatttcgTTAAACCAATATACCTAGTGTTGTGGGTTAATAGTCGCTCTATACAAAATACAAGGTCCAAATTGTAAATATAAGGAAGAACTACAGTTATTTCGATAAAAAACAGTGTGCCACTGCCAACGAAACAGTGTGCGCGAGATTTGGGATGACTTGTTCTCTGTGTGCGGGCATGCACGAGCACAGTTGACTCGATCTCGTTCAGGAAAAGgttaaactataaaaaatcaATCCGGCGGTGGATCGCCAATTTCTCAGACGGCGAATTGATACTAAAATGGCGGTGGATAATGCGTCGTATCTGATGCAGTTTGTGGACGAAACCTCGTTTTACAATCGCATTGTTCTCAGTCACCTCTTGCCGTCGAGCCTGTGGGAGCATTTACCGCATTTCCTCCAGACATGGCTCAGGAACTACCTCGCCGGAAACTTGCTTTACTTCATCTCAGGCTTTCTCTGGTGCTTCTACATTTATTACCTCAAACTCAACGTTTATCTCCCTCAAGGTAACTTTACTTTTATTACCTAACTTAATTGTCTGATTggttcttgtctttttttttcaaatttaagttgttctcttttttttttttgtctttagaTGCGATTCCGACAAGAAAGGCTATGCTTTTGCAAATCCACGTGGCAGTGAAGGCGATGCCTTGTTACACTCTGCTTCCAACCGTCTCTGAGTATATGATCGAAAGTGGTTGGACCAGATGTTACTCTAGTATAGGCGAACTCAGCTGGTTCCTCTACTTTGTTTCTATCGCGACCTATCTTGTTTTAGTTGAGTTTGGTATTTATTGGATGCACAGAGAGCTTCATGACATTAAGCTTCTTTATAAGCATCTCCATGCCACCCATCATATCTACAACAAGCAGAACACTCTTTCTCCCTTTGCCGGtaagtatattttaatttctaGTCATGTAAAAGATTGGTTGCATTCAGcacgttttgttttttttttgttcagggCTTGCGTTTCACCCACTAGATGGGATACTTCAGGCTTTACCGCATGTGATAGCTCTGTTTATAGTGCCAATTCATTTCACAACCCATCTAGGTCTTTTGTTTATGGAAGCGATATGGACAGCGAACATCCATGACTGCATCCACGGTAACATTTGGCCTGTAATGGGTGCAGGGTACCATACCATACACCACACTACTTACAAGCACAACTATGGTCACTATACCATATGGATGGATTGGATGTTTGGCTCTCTTAAAGACCCTCTTTTAGAAGATGTTGACAACAAAGACATCTCCAAGAAAGCAGAGTGAGAATGcccttttgttttgtctttctcTTACAACCCTTTTTTTACTTTCTTCTTCATGTGTCTCAATCTTTCCAATTATTTTCTGTCGAACCATTTACTACACATGTGCTGTCTAAACGTTCTTCTTTCTTGATTAACTAGTCACCAGCATTATTGACCATCAGAGAAAAGACTATGCAATGTAGTCACTGAACTTCATACGTATTTAGAAAAAAGACCCTAGAGAACCAATTCTATATTTGCTGCAAGCCACTTTAAAATAACGTTAGTTGCAAATCCTTTCAACAGAAGTTCTGTTTATTACAGAACATTTAACCAAACAATGGCTTTTAACGCTGATAGTAATAAAAACATGAGGCTGAATATAAGTTGGGGGTGTTGTCTTGTAAATAGTCTAAATACCATGGCATATAGTATAAAACAAGTACAcgtgtttcaaaaaataaagataaacaATTACACAAAGCGTTGAAGACTTGACATCTAGCGATTTAGACGCAGAATATTTATCTCTCTCATAAAACGCATTATCAGAGGTTGACTTTCCCACGGCGGATACATGGCGGCAGAGAATGGGTTTCTTACTCAGTTCGTCGACGAGACAACGTTTTACAACCGGATCGTCCTGAGTCACCTCTTGCCGGCGAATCTATGGGAGCCTTTACCACGTTTCCTTCAAACATGGCTC of the Brassica rapa cultivar Chiifu-401-42 chromosome A03, CAAS_Brap_v3.01, whole genome shotgun sequence genome contains:
- the LOC103858970 gene encoding 40S ribosomal protein S7; translation: MFSAQNKIHKDKGVAPTDFEQEVAQAFFDLENTNQELKSDLKDLYINQAVQMDISGGRKAIVIYVPFRLRKAFRKIHPRLVRELEKKFSGKDVVFVATRRIMRPPKKGSAVQRPRNRTLTSVHEAMLEDVAYPAEIVGKRTRYRVDGTKIMKVFLEPKERNNTEYKLETMVGVYRKLTGRDVVFEYPTIEG
- the LOC103858971 gene encoding delta(7)-sterol-C5(6)-desaturase 1 translates to MAVDNASYLMQFVDETSFYNRIVLSHLLPSSLWEHLPHFLQTWLRNYLAGNLLYFISGFLWCFYIYYLKLNVYLPQDAIPTRKAMLLQIHVAVKAMPCYTLLPTVSEYMIESGWTRCYSSIGELSWFLYFVSIATYLVLVEFGIYWMHRELHDIKLLYKHLHATHHIYNKQNTLSPFAGLAFHPLDGILQALPHVIALFIVPIHFTTHLGLLFMEAIWTANIHDCIHGNIWPVMGAGYHTIHHTTYKHNYGHYTIWMDWMFGSLKDPLLEDVDNKDISKKAE